ACTTCTTTCCACTCGCCGATGAATCCGTCCTTGTGGACGGGACGCTGACTGAGGATCTCAAAACGCTTGCTTCGTTTCGTTACGGCCACTGCCTTCACCCCCTGATTTGGTCTTCACCGGCCCCTAGATGTAGGAGACGGTGACCGGCTTGGGCTCCGAGCCGAGCGTGGCCAGGAGCTTGACGCCCACCTCGCGGGCCGAGCGGATGGCCTGGCGGACGGCGCCCGAGTCGCCGGTGATCATGATGAAGGACTCGTTCGTGAGAGACGTGCCCTTGCTGGGGGAGCAGTAGGCGTAGGCCTCGACCTCGGCGGCCTTGAGGGCCGTGTCGCTGATGACGACGCCGATGCCGGCGGGAGCGCCCAGGACGAGGCCGAAGGCCTTGCCCACGGGAGCGCCCAGGGCCTTGTTGAGGCAGTAGGAGGCCCGGGCCGTGTACTGGAGCTCCAGGTAGCCCACCTCGTTGGCCCAGACGTCGCCGAAGTAGGTGTCGACGTTGGCCAGGGTGACTTCGACGGCGCGGCGGACGTCGGAGACGTCTTCGGCGCCGAAGATGATGAGGCAGCCGTGACCGCAGCCGCCCTCGGTGTCACGGGGCATCTCGGCCGAGATGACTTCCGTGTTGGTGGCCTTGACGGCCTCGTCGGCGGCCATGAGCTGAGGGCCGGCGCCGACGCGGTCCGAGATGATGCCGATGGAGCGGAAGCGCTTGTCGATGCCCATCTTCTCGTGAAGGGTGGCGTCGATGTTGGCGATGACGAGGCCGATGGTGTGACCTCTGGCCGTGCCGATGTACTCCGTCACGCCGATGGGATCGAAATTGGCCGACGGGCAGGGCCTCTCGACCTTGACCTCCGGAGCGGGGGCCGCGGGGGCGGGAGCCGCCTCGCCGCCGAGGCGCTTCATGACCTCTTCCATAACCTGCTTCATCATATCCTGTTCCATTTGGTGCACCTCCCCATCCACTGGTCAGGCACTAGCCGAGCTTGGGCAGCATCTTTTCCGTGTCCGCATGAGGCCTGGGGATGACGTGGACGGAGACGATCTCCCCGACCCGCTTCGCCGCGGCAGCCCCAGCGTCGACGGCGGCCTTGACGGCCCCGACGTCTCCCCGAACCATGACGGTCACGTAGCCGGAACCGATCTTCTCGTACCCCACGAGTCGAACGTTGGCGGCCTTGACCATGGCGTCGGCCGCTTCGATACAGCCGACGAGTCCCCGCGTTTCGATCATGCCGAGTGCTTCACCATTCATTTCCACTGCACCTCCCTAGTATTTCTTCGATGCGGCCTTTCAGTTCCTCGAGGCCCTGCCCTCCCCTTCCGGAGACGGCGAAGACCTCCTTGACACCTGCCACTTTGAGCGCTCGCCGGGACATCTCGATGCCTGTCGCCCCGGCGACGTCAACTTTATTGATGACCCCGATGACGGGGGGCTTCATGACCTTGGCGAAACCTCCGGGAAAGGAACGGGGCCGCGTGGCGTCGGAGACGAGGAGGACCAGTCCCGACTTGACGGCGCTGTTGATGAGGACGAAATAAAGGCGAGGCATGTCGAACGTCTCGCCCGGGGTGTCGACGGCGTAATCGCTGAAGGTGACGTGCTCCGTCTTCCTGACGGGCTCTCCGCTTCCGGTCAGGGCGGCGATGAGCGTCGACTTGCCCGCTCCCGTGGGGCCCATGACCATGAGCCGGGGCCTCACGACCGGGTGATCTCGGCGGGATAGAAGCCGAGCGTCGCCTTGAGGGCGGCCACGGTGGACTGGAGGGCCCTCTCGACGGAGGAGATGTCGCCCGTGATCATGAGACAGCCCGTGAAGCGGTCGACGAACTCCATGTGGACCGAGGCGGCCTTGCTGGCGATGTCGGCGGCGATGACGGCCCCCTCGCCGGGCGTGATGGTCATGACGCCGATGGCGCCGGGGTTGTCGACGCCGACGCGCTCGCAGAGATCTCTGCGTGGGTTGCAGATCACATGGGCCAGCGTGACCTGCTTGCCGGGCACATACTCCTGAACGACTCTCCGCTTTTCTTCCGTCACCGCGATCACTCCCCTGAAGAGAGTCTCTCGCGAAACGCCTCACCAGGCATTCACCTCGGTGACCGTATACTTGCCCAATCAACGGGAGGAAGGGGGCTCCGACGCCCGTGCGTCGGAGCCCCCTTCCTCCCGGCTTTCGTTTTTTTGACCTGGCCCTACTCCTGTTCCCGCCGGTATTCGCTGGGACTGCGCCCCGTCATCTGGCGAAAAAGGGTGCTGAAGTAGGCGATGTTGCCGTAGCCGACGGAGATGGCCACGTCGCGGACCGAATGGCCCTGGGCAAGAAGTCCCTTGGCCCGCTCGATGCGGATGCCCTTGACCTCGTCGACGAAGCGGCGATGGAGGACCTTGCGGAAGAGGCGGCTCAGGTAGGAGGGGCTGACGTGGACGGCCTCGGCGACGCTCTCGAGCGTCACCTCCTCGTAGTGTTCGCGGATGTAGGTCAGCGACTGCTGGATGATCATGGAGCCCGTGTCGCTGGCGCTTCCCCTGACGTTCCAGGCCTGATCGAGGGCCTGGGAGAAGATGCGGTTGAGCCCGACGGGCGTGTTGGGCGCCAGCAGGTTGAGGAGCTGACGCCGCGACCAGGCCCGGACCGATCCCGAGTCGCACTTGAGACTCAAAAGGATCTGGCAGACCTGACCCATCAGCCCCAGGATGAGCATCTTGGCCAGCTCCACGTCCTGAAAGGCGATCTTGGCCAAAGCGTCGCTCAGGGCTCGGCTCCCCTTGGTGATCAGATCGGGCTGGCCGTGGGAGAAACCCTCGACGATCTGGGCCTGGAAGGCCAACATGCCGAACTGCGTCAGGGCCGGCGAGGGATCGGCCGGCTCGGGATCGGGCGCCGCGTCGCGCATGACGACGCGCCCCGTCCCCCCCAGGAGGCTCTCCTCGAGTCCCTCCTCGACCTGGGTCACGGCCGGAGCCATCTCCTCCAGGGTGCGGAGGCGACCGCCGTAGACGACGTTGGCCTCGAAGCCTCGGCTGGAGATGATCCCCAGAAGGCGGGAGGCGACGAAATCGGGCTCGGCGATGGCCTCGCCCGAGGGGATGAAGAGGAGGGCCGACGAGCGCCGCCAGGGGACGACGACGACTTCAGGCCCGAGAATTCTCTCGAAGGCCTCCCACAGAAAGAGCTGTTCCCCCTTGCGGTCCTCCTCCTCGGCCAGACAGACGATGCCGAAGAGGAAGCAGGGGCGGGCCGGAGGCAGGCCCAGGCTGGACATGATGCCGACGACGCTCTCCTCGATCCCCTTTTCCCGGAGCAGGTCCTGGATGATGCCCATGGCGAAGGCGCCCCGGTTGCGCTCGACGAACTCCCGGATCTGGTCGAACTGGGCCTTGTGGTTGCGCTTGTCGGCCACGTTCTGAAAGACCTTGGTCAGCGTCTCCCCGAAGGCCTCCTCTCCGACGGGCTTGACGAGGAAACTGGTGACGCCCAGTCCCATGGCCTTCTGGGCGTACTGGAAGACGTCGAAGGCCGTGAGGACCACGACCTGTCCCGAGAAACCCCGCCCCCTGAGGCTGCGCAGGCTCGTCAGACCGTCTCCTCCGGGGATGCGGATGTCGAGGAGGACGACGTCGGGCTCCCACTCCTCGGCCAGGGCCTCGAACTGGGGGGCGTTGGCGGCGCTCCTGACTTCTATGGGCTCGTCGGCCCTCATGGCCGCCAGGGCCATCTCGAGGGCACGACGTTCGAGGGGCTCGTCCTCGACGACGAGAACCCGATAGGCCTTCCCGTTCACAGGGGAACCTCCTCGGCGAGAGGCAGACGGACCTCGACCGTCGTTCCCCGGCCCGGAGCGCTCTCCATGGCGACGACGACATCGTCGCCGAAATGAAGCTGAAGGCGCTCGCGGACGTTGGCGATGCCCAGGCCCGCCTGGAGGTGATCGACGTCGCAGCCCACGCCGTTGTCGGCGACGCGCATGACGAGACGGCCTCCGGCGATCCGGCAGGAGACCTCGAGGACGCCCGGATCGAGGGAGGGCTCGATGCCGTGGACGACGGCGTTCTCGACGAGGGGCTGAAGGACCATGAAGGGGACGCGGACCCGCGAGGCCTCGGCCGTGGCCTCGACGGAGAAGGAGAGGCGATCGCCGAAGCGGACCTTGTAGATCTCCATGAAATGACCGATGCACTCCAGCTCCTGGGCGAGGGGAACCAGCTCCTCCTGGGACTGCTTGCGCAGGATGTAGCGCAGGTACTCGGCGAGCTGGACCGTCAGCTGCCGCGTCTGATCGGCCCCTTCGAACATGGCCAGGCGGCTGATGGTGTTGAGGGTGTTGAAGACGAAATGGGGATTGAGCTGGCGATGGAGGTTGCGGGCCTGACTCTGCTTGAGGTTCCGCTCCAGGCTCTCCCGGTCCATCTGCTCCTTCATGAGGGCGATTCCCTTCTGGAGAAGGCTCCGTTCCGTGAGGCGGCGCTCGCAGAGGGTCACCACATAGGAGGCGACGAGGCGCAGGAGGGCTCCTCCGCTGCTGACGCGCTCCTCGTCGACGACGGGCACCTTGAGGAATCGCTCCACGAGGTCGTCGGGGTCGGACGAGAAGTCCCACCGCATCCGGGCCAGCTCCTCCGCCTCTTCTCGGGTGTAGTTGCGCACCTTGACCTGGCCCACGAGAAGGACGCCCACCAGCCGTCCCTCGATGATGAGAGGGATGGCCGTGTCGATGAGGCCGCAGTGGCAGCGGTAGGTCTGGAAGTTTCCCACCCCGAGCCCTTTCTTCCCCCCTTGGGCGTCGCTCTGGAAGCAGCGTCTCCGCCCCTCGCGGGTCTCGCGGACCTTGAGGCAGAAGGAGGTGAAGTTGCTGGGATTGGTGATGGGCTCGCCCTCCGTCGTCGTCAGTACGGCACCGCACTGGAGCGACGTGGCGAATCGATCGATGATCTCCTGCAGCATGTCGACATCGACGACCTGCTGCCACCACTCGAGAGAGCCGTAGGCCACCTCGGTCAGGCGAATCACCTCCAGGGGAAGCGTGAGAAATTTGAGGGAGAGGAGCTCCCTCCGCCACGACTTTACCCCAAAAAGGCTCTTCCTGTCCTCTTCTTTGTCCTGTTCCTCAAAAAACATCAAAAAACATCGCGATAGATCTGTTCGAGAGCCGCGACGGAGCCCTCGCGGGGATTGCCCTTGCCGACGATCTCCAGCGACGCCTCCCTGGCCAGACCGGGAAGGTCGTCGAGGCGGACGCCCAGGGAGGCCAGACGCCCGGCGAGGCCGATCTCGCTCCTCAGGCCCTCCATGGCCTTCAGGCCCCGTTCGGCGTTCTCCCGCTCCGAACGCCAGGAGAGGGCCACCTCCATGGCTCGGGCCAGATAGGCCAGCTTGTCCATGGCCACAGGAAGATTGAAGCGCTCCACGGCGGGGAGAAGAACGGCGTTGACGACGCCGTGAGCCAGATCGTAACGGGCGCTCAGGGGATGGGAGAGGGCGTGGACATAGCCCAGCCCCGAGTTGCTGAAGGCCAGACCGGCCAGGAAGGCGGCGTGACACATCCCCTCGCGGGCCTCGATGTCGCCTCCGTCGCGGACGGCCCGGGGAAGGTTGCGGAAGATGAGCTCCGTCGCCTTGTAGGCCAGGGAGTCGGTGATGGGCGAGGCCTGGATGGAGACGTAGGCCTCGACGGCGTGGGAAAGGGCGTCCATGCCCGTGGCCGCCGTCAGGGAGGGGGGCATGGAGACCATCATCTCGGGGTCGTTGACGGAAAGACGGGGCGTGATGCGCCAGTCGAGAATCGTCATCTTGACGTGGCGTTCCGTGTCGGTGATGACGGCGGCGTTGGTCACCTCGCTCCCCGTCCCCGCCGTCGTGTTGACGGCGATCAGGGGGGGAAGATCCTTCGCCGACCGATGAAGGCCCTCGTAGTCGGCGATGACGCCTCCGCCCGTGACGACGAGACCGATGGCCTTGGCGCAGTCCATGGCGCTGCCCCCGCCGACGGCGACGAGAAAATCGGCGCCGTCGGACCGATAGCGCCCGGCCCCCTCGGCGACCATGAGGTCCGTCGGGTTGGGCCCCGCTCCGGCCCAGACGCTTCCCGCCAGACCGGCCTCCTCCAGAACCTCGAGAACGCTCCGGCCCTGGCTCTCGCCGAAGGCCCCCAGAGAGGCCACGACAAGGGCTCTCTTCCCGCCCAGAGAGCGGGCCCAGAAGCCGACTTTGCGCAGGGCGCCCCGCTCGATGAGATTGACGGGGGGCATGAAATAGCTTCCCGGCATGGCGAACACCTCCTCGTTCCTGCGCCACGCAGAAAGAGATCGCCCCTTGAGGGGCGATCCCACCATAAGCCTTTCTCTCCAGGAGGAACAAGCAGAGGCGATCAGGAAAAATTGACCATCTGAACCGGCCTCTTCAGAGCAGGGTGTGGAGGGCCGCGACGTAGTCCTCCTTCACGGCCCAGTGGACGTCGCGGAGGAAATCGGCGGCCTCGAGACGGCACCCCCGTCCGATGAAATCGATGATCTGAAGGTGTTCCTGCCAGTACTCCCGCTCCTGGCGCTTGACGATCTCCGAGTCGAAGGAGCGGGCGGGGAAGTAGAAGAGCCTGTTGTAGAGCTTGTCCATCTCCTGCCGGAGGAGGGGATTGTCGGAAAGCTCGTGAAAGACGTTGTGGAAGGCCAGGTTGAGCTCCACGGCCCGGCTGTAGTCGTCGCGGGCGAAAAGGGCCATGGCCTCGTCGACGAGCTCTTTCATCCTGCGGACATGGGCGGGAGCGATGTAGTCGAAGACGGAGCTGAGGAGGACCGACTCCAGCCCGGCTCCGATCTGGTAGGCGTGGAGGATCCCCTCGCGCGTGACGGGATTGATCATGACGCCTCGACGGGGATAGATCGTGACGACACCTTCGGCCTCGAGGAGGATCAGGGCGTCCCGCAGGGGCGTGCGGCTGACGTTGAGACTCTCGAGAAGCCTGTTGATGTCCATGTAGGTTCCCGGCTTCAGACGGCCCGAGGCCAGCTCCTCCCGGAGCAGGTCATAGACCTTCTCCCTCAGGGTCACCTGCGCTCTGTCGTTTTTCAAAAAAAACCCTCCCCATAGGGTATTCAGGAGACGATCTTACCCCATCTTCCCCCGGAAACGTAGGGGCCCTGACGGAAGGGATCGGCAGGACCGGGCAGGCGGAAAACCCTCCCCCTCCCCCCGGCACGACGATGGAACCCGCCGTCAGGCCGCAGCCATTCCCGATCCCCGACACCCTCTCCCCGCCGCGAGGCCCCCCGCCCGCCGATGGAGGGGCAGCAAACCCCGGGGACCTCGAAAGGGCTCTTTTCAGGGACCTGGCGGAACAGGCCCGGCAGAGCGCCTTCCGCCGGAGGAGCCGCGGCGATCGCCTCGTCCGCGCCGGTCCGGTTCGGAAACGTCCGTCCCCGGAGCGCCTCGCCGTCGAGACACGGGAGGGCCCTTTTCGGGCAGGCGGACCGGGACGTCTCAAGGACACGAAAAGACGGGCGAAAAGGAGCGCCTCGCCATTGCCCTTTTCGCCCCGACCGTGATATTCTTGCATCGCAATAGAAATATCAATTATAAATCTGAAATATCAGATGGAGGTGAGGCATCGGGAAAAGTCTCCTCCGCCGAAGGGGCCCCATCCGTTTCAGAGACTTCCGTGCAGGGAATGGAGGGTTCACCGTGCTGGGTCCGCTGGACAACGCCATCATC
The DNA window shown above is from Aminithiophilus ramosus and carries:
- the pduB gene encoding propanediol utilization microcompartment protein PduB; protein product: MEQDMMKQVMEEVMKRLGGEAAPAPAAPAPEVKVERPCPSANFDPIGVTEYIGTARGHTIGLVIANIDATLHEKMGIDKRFRSIGIISDRVGAGPQLMAADEAVKATNTEVISAEMPRDTEGGCGHGCLIIFGAEDVSDVRRAVEVTLANVDTYFGDVWANEVGYLELQYTARASYCLNKALGAPVGKAFGLVLGAPAGIGVVISDTALKAAEVEAYAYCSPSKGTSLTNESFIMITGDSGAVRQAIRSAREVGVKLLATLGSEPKPVTVSYI
- the eutM gene encoding ethanolamine utilization microcompartment protein EutM — encoded protein: MNGEALGMIETRGLVGCIEAADAMVKAANVRLVGYEKIGSGYVTVMVRGDVGAVKAAVDAGAAAAKRVGEIVSVHVIPRPHADTEKMLPKLG
- a CDS encoding EutP/PduV family microcompartment system protein; protein product: MRPRLMVMGPTGAGKSTLIAALTGSGEPVRKTEHVTFSDYAVDTPGETFDMPRLYFVLINSAVKSGLVLLVSDATRPRSFPGGFAKVMKPPVIGVINKVDVAGATGIEMSRRALKVAGVKEVFAVSGRGGQGLEELKGRIEEILGRCSGNEW
- the eutS gene encoding ethanolamine utilization microcompartment protein EutS, with translation MTEEKRRVVQEYVPGKQVTLAHVICNPRRDLCERVGVDNPGAIGVMTITPGEGAVIAADIASKAASVHMEFVDRFTGCLMITGDISSVERALQSTVAALKATLGFYPAEITRS
- a CDS encoding helix-turn-helix domain-containing protein, with protein sequence MNGKAYRVLVVEDEPLERRALEMALAAMRADEPIEVRSAANAPQFEALAEEWEPDVVLLDIRIPGGDGLTSLRSLRGRGFSGQVVVLTAFDVFQYAQKAMGLGVTSFLVKPVGEEAFGETLTKVFQNVADKRNHKAQFDQIREFVERNRGAFAMGIIQDLLREKGIEESVVGIMSSLGLPPARPCFLFGIVCLAEEEDRKGEQLFLWEAFERILGPEVVVVPWRRSSALLFIPSGEAIAEPDFVASRLLGIISSRGFEANVVYGGRLRTLEEMAPAVTQVEEGLEESLLGGTGRVVMRDAAPDPEPADPSPALTQFGMLAFQAQIVEGFSHGQPDLITKGSRALSDALAKIAFQDVELAKMLILGLMGQVCQILLSLKCDSGSVRAWSRRQLLNLLAPNTPVGLNRIFSQALDQAWNVRGSASDTGSMIIQQSLTYIREHYEEVTLESVAEAVHVSPSYLSRLFRKVLHRRFVDEVKGIRIERAKGLLAQGHSVRDVAISVGYGNIAYFSTLFRQMTGRSPSEYRREQE
- a CDS encoding sensor histidine kinase, with the translated sequence MFFEEQDKEEDRKSLFGVKSWRRELLSLKFLTLPLEVIRLTEVAYGSLEWWQQVVDVDMLQEIIDRFATSLQCGAVLTTTEGEPITNPSNFTSFCLKVRETREGRRRCFQSDAQGGKKGLGVGNFQTYRCHCGLIDTAIPLIIEGRLVGVLLVGQVKVRNYTREEAEELARMRWDFSSDPDDLVERFLKVPVVDEERVSSGGALLRLVASYVVTLCERRLTERSLLQKGIALMKEQMDRESLERNLKQSQARNLHRQLNPHFVFNTLNTISRLAMFEGADQTRQLTVQLAEYLRYILRKQSQEELVPLAQELECIGHFMEIYKVRFGDRLSFSVEATAEASRVRVPFMVLQPLVENAVVHGIEPSLDPGVLEVSCRIAGGRLVMRVADNGVGCDVDHLQAGLGIANVRERLQLHFGDDVVVAMESAPGRGTTVEVRLPLAEEVPL
- a CDS encoding iron-containing alcohol dehydrogenase, with product MPGSYFMPPVNLIERGALRKVGFWARSLGGKRALVVASLGAFGESQGRSVLEVLEEAGLAGSVWAGAGPNPTDLMVAEGAGRYRSDGADFLVAVGGGSAMDCAKAIGLVVTGGGVIADYEGLHRSAKDLPPLIAVNTTAGTGSEVTNAAVITDTERHVKMTILDWRITPRLSVNDPEMMVSMPPSLTAATGMDALSHAVEAYVSIQASPITDSLAYKATELIFRNLPRAVRDGGDIEAREGMCHAAFLAGLAFSNSGLGYVHALSHPLSARYDLAHGVVNAVLLPAVERFNLPVAMDKLAYLARAMEVALSWRSERENAERGLKAMEGLRSEIGLAGRLASLGVRLDDLPGLAREASLEIVGKGNPREGSVAALEQIYRDVF
- a CDS encoding GntR family transcriptional regulator, with the translated sequence MKNDRAQVTLREKVYDLLREELASGRLKPGTYMDINRLLESLNVSRTPLRDALILLEAEGVVTIYPRRGVMINPVTREGILHAYQIGAGLESVLLSSVFDYIAPAHVRRMKELVDEAMALFARDDYSRAVELNLAFHNVFHELSDNPLLRQEMDKLYNRLFYFPARSFDSEIVKRQEREYWQEHLQIIDFIGRGCRLEAADFLRDVHWAVKEDYVAALHTLL